The following is a genomic window from Listeria swaminathanii.
AAGCATTGCGAGCGTGAAAAACATGGATAATAAGCGTTGCACGACGTAATTTCGTTTATTCGTTACGCCATACGCTTTATTGAGCGATTTCATGACCGCATTCATACCGTTCGATGCCGACCATAAAGTCGCGATAATCCCGATGGAAAGTAATCCGCCATTTTTCTGCGTTAATAAGGTATTTAAATTTTCTTCTAAAAAGTCCATAATCTGGTCTGGCGCAAATTCTTTAATCATATTAAAAACAGAATCTTTGTCAATATGAAGGTATGCAAGCAATGTCGCCGCGATTAAGAGCATTGGGAAAATGGAAAACAGCATATAATAAGCTAACTGTGCTGCATTCCCAGAAACGTCATTTCGTCCAACTCGCGCACTTACTGCTTGACCCACTTGAACTATCCCGTTATGTTTAATATATTTTACTACTTTTTTCCACACTACTAAGGCCCCCTGTTCTAGTCATTCGTCTGGAAGTTTTTGTTCTATTATGGTAAAATTTTGTCTATTAGCTTGAAAGGAGCAAAAAGATGAATCTTGAAACCCCTTCGCAGGAAAACTTGACTTTTATGTTAACTGAAATTACTACGAAACTAAAAATGGTGAA
Proteins encoded in this region:
- a CDS encoding YihY/virulence factor BrkB family protein translates to MWKKVVKYIKHNGIVQVGQAVSARVGRNDVSGNAAQLAYYMLFSIFPMLLIAATLLAYLHIDKDSVFNMIKEFAPDQIMDFLEENLNTLLTQKNGGLLSIGIIATLWSASNGMNAVMKSLNKAYGVTNKRNYVVQRLLSMFFTLAMLATVGATLLLLVFGQQIGMFLINHLNFSEDFLSFWNNLRWTVTLVVIFVVFTFLYWVAPNRRSTLISVLPGALFSTIGWTVASVGFAYYVNNFGNYSATYGSIGVIIILMLWFYLTGIILMIGGELNATLAIRKKKKELGEIN